In the Acropora muricata isolate sample 2 chromosome 10, ASM3666990v1, whole genome shotgun sequence genome, one interval contains:
- the LOC136931921 gene encoding von Willebrand factor A domain-containing protein 7-like isoform X2, translating to MYEAQASGSRHRPSYLHLAKIKANIKLATQNRNYQFARQALGRGLFSAIKLAKRSGRKKRTTNTVVKAFMKAIERELGNSFDTFMSVNGEVTLMFAIDDTGSMSNDIQAAKDIATAIVTHRRDEPVDYILSPFNDPGTGPVTYKEDGQGSQFINAIKKLKAHAGGDCPELTFEGMRNAIDQSPRYGSPLYVFTDATAKDYNPDKLTALLEIAEDNGVAINFFTTGLCGRSSYRPFTKLAQETCGQLFNLANSHELKRLAGFTAGALAGATCQATGGYSHTSGKKKRSVRASSHTFPVDDSTEKLIISVTTERMGPSITLKDPRGHVIRSGKIYLSKGAVYEINNPQPGKWKLTVLRAGKYSYQVKGSSKTNVDFEYFFIMIPTRGRSKKPIPISHPLLGQKALVIITVAGAEKINKNALHLDWTTNEGKRFGTVPLVPRGKGSAHFSASFTPPSSPFKLKLRGKTKRGYSLERSSRRIVHPSHALIRVLYAKNEFTVPAGGRGFVLFVVYNTGPTEKFDIKIKNTMGFVHYLRRSSILVRRGRKSYFSVTFRAGSAAKRGKAGEVLATIKGQTSKKTVGQVVRLMVV from the exons ATGTATGAAGCACAGGCCTCCGGGTCGCGACATCGCCCCAGTTACCTCCATTTGGCAAAGATCAAAGCTAACATCAAATTGGCGACTCAGAACCGCAATTATCAGTTCGCCCGCCAGGCCCTTGGTCGTGGTCTGTTCTCGGCTATAAAGCTCGCGAAGAGAAGTGGACGGAAGAAGAGAACTACTAACACCGTTGTGAAAGCTTTTATGAAGGCCATTGAAAGAGAACTCGGCAATTCTTTTGATACTTTCATGAGTGTGAATGGAGAAGTTACCTTGATGTTTGCTATTGATGACACTGGGAGCATGTCGAACGATATACAAGCAGCTAAAGACATCGCAACTGCGATTGTTACTCATCGTAGAGATGAACCCGTGGACTACATATTGTCACCTTTCAACGATCCAG GAACTGGACCAGTTACTTACAAAGAGGATGGTCAAGGAAGCCAGTTTATCAATGCCATTAAGAAACTCAAAGCCCACGCTGGAGGAGACTGCCCAGAACTAACATTCGAGGGAATGCGAAATGCCATAGATCAAAGTCCACGATATGGCTCGCCATTGTATGTTTTCACAGACGCTACGGCAAAAGATTACAACCCCGACAAACTGACTGCACTACTCGAAATAGCTGAAGACAACGGCGTTGCAATAAACTTTTTCACGACTGGTCTGTGTGGACGCTCTTCCTATAGGCCATTTACAAAGCTGGCCCAGGAAACATGTGGACAGTTGTTCAACCTTGCCAACAGCCACGAGCTGAAGAGGCTTGCTGGTTTTACTGCTGGTGCTCTCGCAGGTGCAACATGCCAAGCAACCGGAGGATACAGTCATACAAGCGGAAAGAAAAAGCGTAGTGTAAGGGCATCGTCACATACTTTCCCTGTTGATGACTCAACAGAAAAGCTTATCATCTCAGTGACAACCGAACGAATGGGCCCAAGCATCACCCTGAAGGATCCCAGAGGTCATGTCATTAGATCCGGTAAGATCTATCTGTCAAAAGGAGCCGTTTACGAGATAAACAACCCACAGCCAGGAAAGTGGAAGCTGACAGTGTTAAGAGCTGGCAAATACTCTTACCAGGTCAAAGGATCGAGCAAAACAAATGTTGACTTTGAGTATTTCTTTATCATGATCCCAACCCGGGGAAGAAGTAAGAAGCCAATACCTATATCACATCCCCTTCTTG GCCAAAAGGCATTGGTCATCATAACTGTTGCTGGAGCAgagaaaatcaacaaaaatgCGCTGCATCTTGATTGGACGACCAATGAAGGAAAGCGTTTCGGAACGGTACCCTTAGTTCCACGTGGAAAGGGGAGCGCTCATTTTTCAGCTTCCTTTACCCCTCCCTCTTCTCCCTTTAAGTTGAAGCTGAGAGGGAAGACAAAGAGAGGGTACAGCCTTGAACGTAGCTCCCGCAGAATTGTGCACCCCAGCCACGCCCTGATCAGAGTTCTTTACGCCAAAAACGAGTTTACAGTTCCAGCTGGAGGCCGTGGTTTTGTGTTGTTTGTTGTGTACAACACCGGGCCAACCGAAAAGTTTGACATCAAGATAAAAAATACCATGGGGTTTGTCCATTATCTTCGCCGCTCGTCCATACTTGTTCGCCGAGGGCGCAAGAGTTACTTCTCCGTCACCTTCAGAGCTGGAAGCGCAGCAAAACGAGGCAAAGCTGGCGAAGTGCTGGCCACCATCAAAGGCCAAACGTCAAAGAAGACCGTCGGTCAAGTCGTGAGGCTGATGGTTGTCTAA